In the genome of Eriocheir sinensis breed Jianghai 21 chromosome 44, ASM2467909v1, whole genome shotgun sequence, one region contains:
- the LOC126980398 gene encoding uncharacterized protein LOC126980398 isoform X1 gives MPARRGSSYTDDLNDVTLDLSQFELRPGPPRNAPEWPNYSQSLPPPPQSTSPGKRQALPNNWLLNPPDEPRAPSPYALERQSRRGSMPPPPDNYPPPSRGYDPTPSNGFPSRSQRSYALPPSQRGYSPPPWDYSPPPQDDYPTYTQRDYPPPPPSEYSLPPPQGYGPLPPQRRDYSPPPRRYSPPPQHDYLPPHPDDYPPHPDAYPPHPDAYPPHPDDYPLHPHDYPPPPPSMGYRTLSPEDYPPSPSRGYYLPSPHDYPPPPEPGYLPPSRGYSNTLPPQRGYAPSHRNFSPPPPPASTIGRAPPRKEYSPPPRRRGRSQPSSPVPQRRQSSSRRRRSSTHHRHDSPSPPRRHRSSTRHRRDSPSPPRRRSSSTRHRRDSPSPPRRRRSSTRHRHDSPSPPRRRRSSTHHRRDSPSPPRRHRSSTRHRRDSPSPPRHRHSSQRRATSQTRRTRRPSSSPERREKSPSKGQEKAAKKPGILKNSTRGSSSSSSSRKTNATNKPAERNRSKNRRQQQEKRPYMPLPDYDTNPAVSYLPSPDY, from the coding sequence ATGCCAGCCCGCAGAGGGTCATCCTATACGGACGACCTTAATGACGTTACCCTTGACCTCAGCCAGTTTGAGCTCCGCCCTGGACCACCACGCAACGCCCCAGAATGGCCAAACTACTCACAATCGCTCCCGCCCCCACCCCAGTCCACAAGCCCCGGAAAACGTCAGGCTCTCCCCAACAACTGGCTACTAAACCCACCTGATGAGCCCCGAGCCCCTTCCCCCTATGCACTAGAGAGGCAGTCAAGGAGGGGGAGCATGCCACCCCCTCCTGATAACTACCCCCCACCTTCACGAGGCTACGACCCTACCCCCTCCAATGGCTTCCCCTCCCGATCACAAAGAAGCTACGCCCTCCCACCATCCCAAAGAGGGTATTCGCCCCCTCCTTGGGACTATTCACCCCCACCACAGGATGACTACCCAACATATACACAAAGAGACTACCCACCACCCCCGCCAAGTGAGTATTCCCTTCCCCCACCACAAGGATATGGCCCCCTGCCCCCCCAGCGGAGAGACTACTCCCCCCCGCCAAGACgttactcccctccccctcagcaTGACTACCTCCCTCCACACCCAGATGACTACCCCCCACACCCAGATGCCTACCCCCCACACCCAGATGCCTACCCCCCACACCCAGATGACTACCCCTTACACCCGCATGactaccccccacccccgccatcTATGGGCTACCGCACCCTTTCACCAGAAGACTACCCACCTTCCCCGTCAAGAGGCTACTACCTcccctcaccacatgactacccCCCACCACCAGAGCCAggctacctccctccctcacgagGCTACTCCAATACACTGCCACCTCAGAGAGGCTACGCTCCCTCACACAGGAACTTCTCCCCACCGCCACCTCCAGCATCAACAATAGGACGCGCCCCGCCACGCAAGGAGTACTCGCCTCCACCCAGGCGCCGGGGCCGCTCGCAGCCATCCTCCCCAGTACCTCAGCGTAGACAGTCGTCATCCCGTCGGCGGAGGAGCAGCACTCACCACCGTCACGACTCCCCGTCACCACCCCGTCGGCATAGGAGCAGCACCCGCCACCGCCGTGACTCCCCGTCACCACCCCGTCGGCGGAGTAGCAGCACCCGCCACCGTCGCGACTCCCCGTCACCACCCCGTCGGCGGAGGAGCAGCACCCGCCACCGTCACGACTCCCCGTCACCACCCCGTCGGCGGAGGAGCAGCACTCACCACCGTCGCgactccccatcaccacctcgtCGGCATCGGAGCAGCACCCGCCACCGTCGAGACTCCCCGTCACCGCCCCGCCACAGACACTCCTCCCAGCGCAGAGCTACCTCACAGACACGCCGAACACGCCGTCCCTCGTCTTCCCCGGAACGGCGGGAGAAAAGTCCCTCAAAGGGTCAGGAGAAAGCCGCCAAGAAACCCGGGATTCTGAAGAACAGCacgagaggcagcagcagcagcagcagcagcagaaagaCTAACGCCACAAACAAACCTGCCGAGAGAAACAGAAGCAAGAATCGGCGGCAGCAACAGGAGAAGAGGCCTTACATGCCGCTCCCTGACTATGACACAAACCCCGCCGTCAGCTACCTGCCTTCACCTGACTACTGA